A segment of the Pseudomonas serboccidentalis genome:
AAAAAAAAACGGCAGGCAGGCAAAGCATTATTCCAGATCTGCCTGCCGGGATTACGCGGACGTGTGATACATCCAACATTTTCATGATTGATTCACCTCGAAATGATTACAGGCCAGAACAGCTCAATAGCGTTGGCGGGAGGGGGGGGACAATAACGTTACTTCCCCCCTAAAAATGTAGGAATAGTCCGCAATGCACATAGAAAAGTCCTGCCGCTCGGTAATCCTTATAAGAAAAAGGGAGGCCTTTAATGCCTCCCCTGACATCGACGATCAGATATCACACAGTGATCCATCACCCTTCTTCATGTGCACCTTGACAAGGTGTCGCTGAGCTTGCACTGGGCGTCCGTCAATCATTGCAGTGTAATTTACATCGCCCCACGCACTCTCTGTTGCCAAAATTTTCTGATAGGGGAATTTCACGATAAACCCGTCAATCGTTTCCTGTAACGTTGGTATATAGGTGACTTTCTCTTCAGTACCAGGTTTTTTTAAAGTACCTGCCGCATCGGTATAACCCTGATAGATAAACTCCAACGTTTGATCGGCCAACTGCGGTTCACCGGGAGAAACCAGCACTTCGGCACACTTGACAAGTACCGGATCTGATTGCAGGGAGCCACAGTTGAACCAATCAGTAAAATCCGGATCAAGGTGCTGAAACTTAACCTCAGGAACAACACCGGGCCGAATCAGAACATCAACATCCCGGGGCCGTGAGTGGACTTCATTATCATTGATAGCAGGGTTAGTAATTTTATAGGTAACCGGCAGTGGATTACCGTTGTTGCCCGCCTCCACAACCTCCCAAAGAATACTGAACGTCAAAATCCCGGTTTCCGTACCGTCCAGTTCTATAACGCCACCTTGTGCCTCTGTAACCTCGACGCCTTTCCATATCAGCGTCATGATGTCTCCATCTTTGACACCAGCAAAAACAGCTACAGTTACAGCGACATTATCAGACGCGTCGGCATCCGTCAGAATATTCGGGCCATTACCACCTGTACCTTGCACAGTAACCAGAGCCAGATTAGGATCCGGGTTTTCCCCGCCGTCACCATCTCCCGGCCGACGCAGATCGACATCCACAACTTTTGAAGGCACTGGAGTTCCTAATGGGTAACGCAGGTTATGACGTTTGATCCGATAACTGACGTCTACCTTTTTTACATCCACGTTGCCGTTAAATACATCCCGGTATGGAATGCTCACGTAGAACGGGAACGTATTGATCTTCTGCGCAGGCTGCAAGATACCGTCATATTCCACCTCCAGTTCGTCGATATCGGGCAGGAAGTTTATGTACTCAGCCAGAATACCGACCCCCAGTGGGGCCTGAGCGTCGGCCAGATCCACCAGTTTTGGCGCGGCGTCGTCATCAAACAGTGGAATACTGGGCTCTAGAAGCCCTTCAGGTGGATCGGTCAGAGTGACATTAAGCTCTGTGAAATATTGTGGTGTATTTCGGTTGCCCTTACGGTCGCTGAGGTAATAAAAAAGAGATTTTAAACCTTCCTCGGTACCCACATGCGCAGGGGTCAATCGAAACTCGATCGGAGCGGTGAGATCAGTTATGGTAAACACGCCAACCAGCGTCGGGTTTGTCAAACTCACGCCGAACCAGCACTCAATTACATCGCCGAGCTTTCTATTCCCGTAGTTTGGAACGGTGACCAATACAAAACCATTCTCATCGAAGTATTTTTTGGTAATGCCATCTCTTTCCACCTCGGCAGGAACAGTCGCCTTGCCGAAAGCTACCGGTGGTGTTGTATCAATATTAATTACAAGTGGCGTTACCTCTGATCCGTTGCCTCCAAAATTCAATACGTAACTCAATTCATGAGGTCCTGGGGTCGACGTGTAGCCTTGTGGTAAAACAAGATCAAACACGGTGATAGCTGGATCAATGGGTGTCTCGAAAAGTACTCGAGTAGCACGTATGGGAGTGCCGTCCCATTTAAGCTCAAGATATCCATTAATAATGTCTGGATGATCCGCGTCGGCAAATCGCGCGATCTGCACTTTCAGCGCAAACCCTTGAAAGCTTGAATGCAGCTGATTCGGAGCATCATCCGGTTCATCAAGCAGTAACGGATTATCCGGATGAAGTGTCGGTGGTAAAGCTGCAGCTTTCGGACTGCGAAAACGGACGCCAAAGAAACGTTCGCGGTTCTGCGCCGGTGTCAACGAGTGGAAACTTGTCATCTTTTATCATCCTCTCAGCAACTTGATTGACTGGCACAGGGCAAACAGCCTCCTTGCCAGAGTTCTTGCACAATGACTGCATGGGTAAACAGAATTTAAATAAAACTTGAAGCCAGCTTCGATTAATACTGTATCAGTACGCCTGCAACTTACTCTTCACAAAGATCGTTATCCGGCCCGCAAACAGCACTACTCGGCATTGTGCGATTGATAATGACAAACTCCGATTTTGAATTACCGATACCGCCGTTAACTTTCTTCAGGTGATAACTACACAGCGCCGAGCCATTGTTTACCATTGGCGCAATCAAGCGCTCGTAGTCGCTGACATGCACATCAAAACCTTCACGAGCCTGTTCGGCAGTGAGTTTTGTTTCGAACATGTCGGAGGCTCCGTCAATCGGATCGGTTCCATTGCGCCCCAAACACCCCTGCCAGGACAATTCGACGATATCGTCTTCATCAAAGGCCGCATTGCCGTTGATATGTACCCAGACACCTTCCCACAACCTGGGTTTGGCGCAGCAGTGAAGTGCTCCATTCCAGTCGGCATGAGGAAACGTCGGTTCCGGCAAGTTCTCGATCACGATGATCGCCACATCAACCGCCGTCACATCCGCCTGCTGCAGGTTCACGCCATTACTGGTGGTATACCAGGTCAGCAACGACGGATTCACTTTGTCCTGGTCGATGGCCTCCCAAGGGATAACGAACTTGATCGGCTTACCGGCGACGTCACCGAGTTCAACCTCGTACTCGGCGACTGGTGTGCCGATTGCGCCCCAATAGAGGAAGAGCTTTTCACCTGGCACCGGAGTGTCATACAGAGGCAGATGTGCCTCGGCAGGCTCACCGAAATCGACGGTTAACAGCTTGTTCCGTTGTTTCGATCTGGCACCGTAAACTTCCAGCCTGGTCAATGTGGAATTCAACAATGCCGGGGCGTTGGCATGATCCTGGCCGGCGACTGTCAGATTCACCAGCACCCACGTTTCGGCAGATGGCAAGGTCGGTGTGCCGCCGCGCTGAATGCGGTAGCTCACCCAAACGTCCTGTGGCCCAAGCCCATCTGCCGTCAAGGTCGACCAAGGCACGGTAGCGACTTGCGTCTGCTTGCCGGGATCGACGTCGAGCGGAGCCAGATCATGCCCGTTCCACTGGATCAGGACCTTGTCGGAAGGGTCCGGGTTCTCATACGTTTCGATTTCGACGGTGACTGCCCGCTGGCTCACCGCGCCTTCACGAGCATGTTGACGGTCAATCAAGCCACGCACCGACAATGGCACTTTCGGCGGTTTGAGGGTGCCAGGGGCCGGACTCAAATTGACAAAAACCGGTAACAGCGTGGAGCGCGGCCCGCGATTTCCGGCCCAGTCACGGAGCCGGTAGTAAATGTAGCGCTGCCCGGCACCGCTATGACGAATATCTGCCTCATACATCGTGATGATCAGACGTTTCTGATCAATGTCTTGCTGACTGAATTCTTGCTCACGAATTTCGATCTCCGAATCCGGAGGATCCGGGTTTTTCGTCCAGAAATAGATCGAACGATCCTTGGTCTTGACGTCGACATACAGCGGTACCTGAAACCGGACTTCGCCATACTGGGAAAGATAGTCGTCAGTGATATCCCCTGTTACATCCAGCATGATCAGACGGTCGGGTTCCTGATTGTCGTTCGGCGGCGATCTGTCGACAGTGACTAGTTTGGGATGGGAGTGCAGAGGATTGCCGCCATAGCTGACTTCGTAAGACAAGGAATAAGTGCCATGATCCAACTTCAACTTTTCCCGTGGGACGATCAGGGTCTTCTCTCCCGTATCGTCAAACGACTCACGGTAGACCTCCGAGAACGCGCCACCCAGATCCACCCAACTGACCCTGATGATGAAAGGAATGGGGTCCTCAAAGGGAGCGCTCCAATCAGGGATGATGACCGTCAGATCTTCAGCCAGAGCGGTACGTGGTAGCAGCCCGTCAGGCGCCTCCTTCCCGTCTTCGTCCTTGAGGATGGCAGGTACGCGTGGCACTTCGATCAGGTCTTCATCCCTGTGTTCAGAGCGTGTCATTGAACGAACTCCCTCGCATCAAACCAAGCAGCACATGCGCAAAGGACCAACTGTCTACGGGTCCCGCTGCGATTGATTTAACGACGTTGAAAGGGTCTTGCCTACTGTCAGAAATTACAGGTATTACTACCGCTTGTCGGAATTGGTGTTCGTACGCGAGGGGATTTCACTCCACTCGCCCCTCTGCCATTCGTCGCAAATACGCTCCTACCTGTAATTTCTGACAGTAGCCAGCCTGCCCCTCCAAGCCTTAAATGACTCCGTCCCCCCTTTCGACCGGAGTCCCTACCATGTTGAAACAACCCCTCAGAGGCATCCCTCCTCTGGCCTTGCGCGCTCCGGAAATTCCCGGTCGTACCGAGCCGCAACTGCCCTCCGGCGAATGGGGCATCAACCGTGCCGCTGCAAAGGACAACTTTCCTGGCAAAGGTCTGAAAGTCTTCATCCCGCCCTGGAGCAACATGAGCAAAGGGGACGAGGTCGAATTGCATTACGATGGCGGCCGGGTCGACTACCACGCCATCGCGCTTGACATCGAAATCGGCGAACGTGTGACGCTCTGGCTGGAGCCGGGTCGGATCACCAACGGTTCCCATACGCTGGGCTATTCCGTCACACGCCTCTTCCAGACGCCCGAACCCTACACCCCGGCCGAACGGATCTACATCAAGCTCGATCTGCCGGGCGGTCAGGATCTGGATCCCGATCCCGGGGAACATTCAGAGCTGTACCAATACATCGACCCGGCGCTGGTTGCCGACGGTATCGACAAAGACTCCTCGGCGGCCGGTGTGGATGTGATCATCGAAGCCAAACCGGGCAACGAGTCCCGCCGGCCCTACCCGAACATTGCCCCGGGCGATGTGGTCATAGTCAGTTGGGGCGGCGTGCTCTTACCGTCTGCACCAGTCACGCAGGCGCAGATCGACGATCCGGATGCCAATCCCATTGTTGTCCATGTCCCGGAAGCGGCGATTCTCCAGGCAGGGGATTCCGGCCCCGAAGGACTTGCAGTGACCTTCATCATCCACGATCTGGTGAACAACGAGGCTGAGGATTGGTGTACGGCAACCCGCCTTGTCGTCGACACCGGCAATTCACGGCTGGAGGCGCCTATCGCCCAGCAAGCCGAAGGCAATAACCTTCATCTCGACACGCTCAACGGCGCCGCCCTGCAACTGATGGTCTGGGCCTCTACGGCTGCTTATATGCAGGGCGACATCATCATCATGCACATCAAAGGCACCACCCTGGACGGTGAAGCCATCGACGTTACGGTCCGCGAATCCATTGAAAAGAACCCGCCGATGGTCGTCGAGGTCTTCCTGCCCAACAGCGCCGGCCGTGCCCTGGCAAAGACCCAGGCGCTATTTTTCTTCGAACTGGAGCGCGACGACACGATCATCCAGCGCTCCAAAGGCCGCTTCATCAACATCGTCGGCGATCCCGTACCTCTGCTGGCCCCTATCTGTGAAGACGCACAGAACGGCGCGCTCGATCCTGACCTGCCCATTGTGCGCATCCGCATCCTGCATGACGAACGCATCAAGGAAGGCATGGGCATCGAACTCAGATGGTTCGGTACCCGTGCCGACCTGACGACCTACGAGCCAGTTCTGGACTGGTATCTGCCGAGCGCTGCCGAGGCCAACGATCCAGCAGGTTTCGTCATCACGGTGGAAGGCAAGCATGCCAAGACTCTCGACGGCGGGACGCTGGATCTGTCCTACAACCTGCTTGAAGATAACAACGGCCAGATCATCGAACGCGGTTCACAGCACGCGGCACTGCTGAATGTCGGTGAAGCGAAACTCGAATTGGTGCCGCCCATCGTCCTCGGAGAAAAGGATGGCGTACTGGAGCCCAGGGATTTGCTCAATGGCATCAGCAAGGTCACTTGCCCCACCCCCGTCGCCAATCCGACGCTCCCCAATGACGCGGTCACCTGGCAACTGCGCGATACCGACGGCGCTCTGCTTTTCGAAGACAGCAAGACACTCAATGCTCTGACCGCCGGCAAAGATGTCAACTTCCCCCTCGATATGGCATTTGTGCAGCAGTACTTTGAAGCCCATCGAGACGAGCAACTGGCCGTCAGCTACAGCATCCTGCGCTATGAAACAGGCAAGACCAGTTATTCGAATCCGTTGGTATTCCATGTTGGTGAAGCCCTCGCCCTGATCCCGCCGAGAATCCTTCAGGCCGACCCCGATGGCAACACCCTGCAGCCGATCAACGCCGTGGATGCACTGACGTCCGTCATTGATGCGCAAGGCTTGCAGCCCGACTATCTGCTGAGCGTGAAATGGGTGGCCCCCGCCGGCACCCCCGCTGGCGGCTCCCACACCACCCCGGCCAGCCCCATCAGTGACACCACACTGAACGTCGAATTGCCGGTCAGCGTGCTGGCGTTTTGTTTAGGCAAAATCGTCACCCTGACGTACCTGATTACGCACGGCGAGAAAACCACCGAGTCGTTGCCATTGATGCTGAGTATCGGGGTGTTGCCGGTCTCGTCGCTGAATTCACCGATCATTACCGATGCCGTAGACGGTGTACTGGATGTGGCGGGGCTGGGCAGCAGCGTCCCGATCCGTGCCAGGGACTGGCCGCTGATGGCGGTCTACCAAAAAGTGTGGATGACGCTGCGGGGCAAGAACGCGGACGGGAAAGACCATAACCTGGAGGTTTGGGCCGGGGGCGAGTATTACGTCAACACCATCTGGTTTGCGCAGAAGTACTGGATAAGCGATGTCCCCAAAAGCTACTTCACGGAACTACTTAACGATAGCCAATTGAGCGTCAACTTCAAGGCTGCTCTGGATCAAAGAGATGTTGAAGCCGATGCAGTGGTGTTTCCTGATCAGCGTTATACGATCAAGGCAGTTGAGGAGGTTACGCCGATCNNNNNNNNNNNNNNNNNNNNNNNNNNNNNNNNNNNNNNNNNNNNNNNNNNNNNNNNNNNNNNNNNNNNNNNNNNNNNNNNNNNNNNNNNNNNNNNNNNNNAGGCGGTAGCGGGGGCCGTGAGGGCAGCATTGCATCGGACGGTCATGCATATCATTTGTATGGCCCATACCGCCCTGACTCCCTGTAAACTCCGCTATCTTTCGCCGACACCCAGGGAGCTCAAATGTCCGGTTCGATTCTCTATATCCACGGTTTCAACAGCGCACCGGCCTCGAAAAAGGCCTGTCAGCTGGTCGAGGTGATGGAACGGCTGGGTTTGAGCGATCAATTGCGGGTCCCGGCGCTGCATCACCACCCGCGTGAAGCCATCGGTCAGTTGGAGCAGGCGATTGCCGAGCTGGGCCGGCCGTTGCTGGTGGGAAGCTCACTCGGCGGCTACTATGCGACTCACTTGGCCGAGCGCCATGGCTTGAAAGCCCTGTTGGTCAACCCGGCGGTCAGTCCGCACCGGATGTTCGACGGATACCTGGGCACGCAGAAAAACCTGTATACCGATGAGACCTGGGAACTGACCCACGACCATGTGACGGCCCTGGCCGAGCTGGAAGTGCCGGCCCCCGTGGATGCGCAGCGTTATCAGGTGTGGTTGCAGACCGGCGATGAAACACTGGATTATCGCCTCGCCCAGCAGTATTACCGGGCCTGTGCCTTGCGCATTCAGGCCGGTGGCGACCATGGTTTTCAGGGTTTTGCCGGGCAATTGCCGGCGTTGCTGAGTTTTGCCGGCATTGGCGCCGATTTGTATCAGGCAATCGATTTCACCGCACTGTGATGTCTTGCCCCTTTTTCATGAATCACTGACGACGAGACCCTATGGCCACTCCCAGCGCTAGCTCTTATAACGCCGACGCCATCGAAGTCCTCTCGGGCCTCGACCCGGTGCGCAAACGCCCCGGCATGTACACCGACACCAGTCGGCCGAACCACCTCGCCCAGGAAGTCATCGACAACAGCGTCGACGAAGCCCTGGCTGGCCACGCCAAATCGGTACAGGTGATCCTGCACGCCGATCACTCGCTGGAAGTCAGCGACGACGGTCGCGGCATGCCGGTCGACATTCACCCGGAAGAGGGTGTGTCGGGTGTCGAGCTGATCCTCACCAAGCTGCATGCGGGCGGCAAGTTTTCCAACAAGAACTACCAGTTCTCCGGCGGTCTGCACGGGGTGGGTATTTCCGTGGTCAACGCCTTGTCGACCGAAGTCCGGGTACGGGTAAAACGTGACGGCAACGAATACCAGATGACCTTCGCCGATGGCTTCAAGGCCACCGAGCTGGAAATCGTCGGCACCGTCGGCAAGCGCAACACCGGCACCAGCGTGTACTTCGCGCCGGACCCGAAATACTTCGACTCACCAAAATTCTCCATCAGCCGCCTCAAGCACGTGCTCAAGGCCAAGGCTGTGCTGTGCCCGGGGCTGCTGGTCAGCTTCGAAGACAAAGGCACCGGCGAGAAAGTCGAGTGGCATTACGAAGACGGCCTGCGCTCCTACCTGGTGGACGCGGTCAGCGAATTCGAACGCCTGCCGGACGAACCATTCTGCGGCAGCCTGGCCGGTAATAAAGAAGCGGTCGACTGGGCGCTGCTGTGGCTGCCGGAAGGCGGCGACGCGGTGCAGGAAAGCTACGTCAACCTGATCCCGACGGCGCAGGGTGGTACCCACGTCAACGGTCTGCGTCAGGGCCTGCTCGATGCGATGCGCGAGTTCTGCGAATTCCGCAGCTTGCTGCCACGCGGCGTGAAGCTGGCGCCGGAAGACGTCTGGGAACGCATCGCTTTCGTGCTGTCGATGAAGATGCAGGAACCGCAATTCTCCGGCCAGACCAAAGAGCGTCTGTCGTCCCGTGAAGCGGCAGCGTTCGTCTCCGGTGTGGTCAAGGACGCCTTCAGCCTGTGGCTCAACGCCAACCCGGAAACCGGTCTGGCGCTGGCGGAACTGGCGATCAACAACGCCGGCCGTCGTCTGAAGGCGAGCAAAAAGGTCGAGCGCAAGCGCGTCACCCAAGGTCCGGCGCTGCCGGGCAAGCTGGCTGACTGTGCCGGGCAGGACCCGATGCGTTCCGAGCTGTTTCTGGTCGAAGGTGATTCCGCCGGTGGTTCCGCCAAGCAAGCGCGCGACAAGGAATTCCAGGCGATCCTGCCGTTGCGCGGCAAGATCCTCAACACCTGGGAAGTCGACGGCAGCGAAGTGCTGGCGAGCCAGGAAGTGCACAACATCGCCGTGGCCATCGGTGTCGATCCGGGCGCCGCGGACATGAGCCAGCTGCGCTACGGCAAGATCTGCATCCTCGCCGACGCCGACTCCGACGGTCTGCACATCGCCACGCTGCTGTGTGCGCTGTTCGTTCAGCACTTCCGCCCGCTGGTGGATGCCGGTCACGTCTACGTCGCCATGCCGCCGCTGTATCGCATCGACCTCGG
Coding sequences within it:
- a CDS encoding YqiA/YcfP family alpha/beta fold hydrolase, yielding MSGSILYIHGFNSAPASKKACQLVEVMERLGLSDQLRVPALHHHPREAIGQLEQAIAELGRPLLVGSSLGGYYATHLAERHGLKALLVNPAVSPHRMFDGYLGTQKNLYTDETWELTHDHVTALAELEVPAPVDAQRYQVWLQTGDETLDYRLAQQYYRACALRIQAGGDHGFQGFAGQLPALLSFAGIGADLYQAIDFTAL
- the parE gene encoding DNA topoisomerase IV subunit B codes for the protein MATPSASSYNADAIEVLSGLDPVRKRPGMYTDTSRPNHLAQEVIDNSVDEALAGHAKSVQVILHADHSLEVSDDGRGMPVDIHPEEGVSGVELILTKLHAGGKFSNKNYQFSGGLHGVGISVVNALSTEVRVRVKRDGNEYQMTFADGFKATELEIVGTVGKRNTGTSVYFAPDPKYFDSPKFSISRLKHVLKAKAVLCPGLLVSFEDKGTGEKVEWHYEDGLRSYLVDAVSEFERLPDEPFCGSLAGNKEAVDWALLWLPEGGDAVQESYVNLIPTAQGGTHVNGLRQGLLDAMREFCEFRSLLPRGVKLAPEDVWERIAFVLSMKMQEPQFSGQTKERLSSREAAAFVSGVVKDAFSLWLNANPETGLALAELAINNAGRRLKASKKVERKRVTQGPALPGKLADCAGQDPMRSELFLVEGDSAGGSAKQARDKEFQAILPLRGKILNTWEVDGSEVLASQEVHNIAVAIGVDPGAADMSQLRYGKICILADADSDGLHIATLLCALFVQHFRPLVDAGHVYVAMPPLYRIDLGKEIYYALDEAERDGILDRLVAEKKRGKPQVTRFKGLGEMNPPQLRETTMDPNTRRLVQLTLGDDFAETSEMMDMLLAKKRAGDRKTWLESKGNLAEVLA